Proteins encoded in a region of the Campylobacter showae CSUNSWCD genome:
- a CDS encoding pseudouridine synthase — translation MQKSRLNKFISHNTSYSRREADELIKQGKVSVNGRVVSELATSVSDEDKVKINGRIVRLKKEFTMIVYHKQKGELVSKKDDRGRKTIYDSLDRQFAKFVSIGRLDYASEGLLLLTDAPAIATALMNSDVEREYYLKVKGEITPEVVTAMNEGFFAADATKGAHAKTAIKSMEFKPFLDYKIFGSSGGFTKLKVVINEGQNRELRRFFGYFDLEVMDLKRVSFGRVDLGMLKPGKWRYFENGEYEALRDFLKVNNVRY, via the coding sequence ATGCAAAAAAGCAGACTAAACAAATTTATATCGCATAACACGAGTTATTCTCGCAGAGAGGCCGACGAGCTCATAAAACAGGGCAAAGTTAGCGTAAACGGCCGCGTCGTTAGCGAGCTGGCTACTAGCGTTAGCGACGAAGATAAAGTAAAGATAAACGGCCGCATAGTGAGGCTAAAAAAAGAATTTACGATGATCGTTTATCACAAACAAAAAGGCGAACTCGTTAGTAAAAAAGACGACCGCGGACGCAAAACGATCTATGATAGTTTGGATCGTCAGTTTGCAAAATTTGTTAGTATCGGGCGGCTTGACTATGCTAGCGAGGGGCTACTTTTGCTAACGGACGCTCCAGCGATCGCTACCGCGCTGATGAATAGCGATGTCGAGCGCGAATACTATCTAAAAGTAAAGGGCGAGATAACGCCCGAAGTGGTAACGGCGATGAATGAGGGGTTTTTTGCTGCGGACGCTACCAAGGGGGCGCATGCTAAAACTGCGATAAAATCAATGGAATTTAAGCCGTTTTTGGACTATAAAATTTTTGGCTCAAGCGGTGGCTTTACGAAGCTAAAAGTCGTGATAAACGAAGGACAAAACCGCGAGCTACGCAGGTTTTTTGGCTATTTCGACCTTGAGGTAATGGATCTAAAACGCGTTAGTTTCGGTCGCGTCGATCTTGGTATGCTAAAACCCGGAAAATGGCGTTATTTTGAAAACGGCGAATACGAAGCGCTGAGGGATTTTCTAAAGGTAAATAACGTTAGGTACTAA
- a CDS encoding DUF6985 domain-containing protein, protein MDAQKIMDEIGIFLDKSLLKKSKITRAEIIRFIEEKWAEADDEKYRVYASYIYAARMVNEYKWAGDAPNMLYWLGEMDKHARSKEDPSYVNDYYNGECCLECGAEQEALEFLRKRYEANEEYLFTRSPKVAEFFNAHLTEPKILSKFEDEKYQDLSFPLRLDYFNKILEQEGELHCLFLDEYGEKTNEPNQAQTDVLEFLKQNQEEILTDILTEILKNYPKLQEIYDYPDEIKGDFMPDICEPKEFSKLLELQNIYIIGNTAKIGFQFSCSWDMEHGLGVMTQSGNVIKIGSAEAAFGF, encoded by the coding sequence ATGGACGCTCAAAAAATAATGGACGAGATCGGCATATTCTTAGACAAATCGTTACTTAAAAAATCCAAAATCACAAGAGCGGAAATCATTCGCTTTATAGAGGAAAAATGGGCAGAGGCTGATGATGAAAAATATCGTGTTTACGCCTCATATATCTATGCGGCACGTATGGTAAATGAGTACAAATGGGCGGGCGATGCCCCAAATATGCTGTACTGGCTGGGTGAGATGGACAAGCATGCCAGAAGCAAGGAAGATCCGTCCTACGTAAACGATTATTATAACGGCGAGTGCTGCTTAGAGTGCGGAGCAGAGCAGGAGGCGCTTGAGTTTTTGAGAAAAAGATACGAAGCAAATGAGGAGTATCTTTTCACCCGTAGCCCAAAGGTCGCGGAGTTTTTTAACGCACATCTTACGGAGCCCAAAATTTTATCTAAATTTGAAGATGAGAAATACCAAGACTTAAGCTTTCCGCTGCGACTGGATTATTTTAACAAAATTTTAGAGCAAGAAGGCGAGCTTCATTGCTTATTTTTAGATGAGTACGGCGAGAAGACGAACGAGCCGAATCAAGCACAAACAGATGTGCTGGAGTTTTTAAAGCAAAATCAGGAAGAAATTTTAACAGACATCTTAACCGAAATTTTAAAAAACTATCCAAAGTTACAGGAAATTTACGACTACCCGGATGAGATAAAAGGCGATTTCATGCCAGACATATGCGAGCCGAAGGAATTTAGCAAGCTATTGGAGCTACAAAATATCTATATCATAGGCAACACCGCAAAGATCGGCTTTCAGTTTAGTTGCTCGTGGGACATGGAGCACGGCTTAGGTGTGATGACACAAAGCGGCAATGTAATAAAAATCGGCAGCGCCGAGGCGGCATTCGGGTTTTAA
- a CDS encoding purine-nucleoside phosphorylase, with the protein MIISAGRNEVFAFALPMGVGLVDMSINLTALLQKRTMVDGCDRYEQNLAANGQFDERLNLIDSPILQSTKSSQNPNKVLNALPNEIIFIGSAGLYREGEIFKIYESSVAANIEISSLENKSYSPIESEIVSIVPRGTCKTNSSNFITTDQNLAHELFSRGYFLENMEFFAVLKVAQKFQIPAYGIFVATNFCDKNAHADFIKNHEQAKKELEKYLKQKEII; encoded by the coding sequence GTGATTATTTCAGCCGGACGAAATGAAGTATTTGCATTCGCTCTACCTATGGGCGTGGGGCTAGTGGATATGAGCATAAATTTGACGGCGCTTTTGCAAAAGCGAACTATGGTCGATGGTTGTGACAGATACGAGCAAAATTTGGCGGCTAATGGACAGTTTGACGAAAGGCTAAATTTGATAGATTCGCCTATTTTGCAAAGCACGAAATCCTCACAAAACCCTAATAAAGTTTTAAACGCACTACCGAACGAGATTATTTTTATAGGCTCGGCAGGGCTTTACAGAGAGGGTGAAATTTTTAAAATTTACGAGAGCTCAGTCGCGGCAAATATAGAAATTTCAAGCCTAGAAAATAAAAGCTATTCGCCGATAGAGAGTGAAATCGTTTCTATTGTTCCACGTGGAACATGCAAGACAAACTCCTCAAATTTTATCACGACCGATCAAAATTTAGCTCACGAGCTTTTTTCGCGCGGATATTTTTTAGAAAATATGGAATTTTTTGCCGTCCTCAAAGTCGCGCAAAAATTTCAAATCCCCGCTTACGGCATTTTTGTCGCAACGAATTTCTGCGATAAAAATGCGCATGCCGATTTTATAAAAAATCACGAGCAAGCCAAAAAAGAGCTCGAAAAATACCTAAAACAAAAGGAAATCATTTGA
- the rsmA gene encoding 16S rRNA (adenine(1518)-N(6)/adenine(1519)-N(6))-dimethyltransferase RsmA, with protein MENIKAKKCFGQNFLHDEATLNKIIQAIPKDTRNIVEIGPGLGDLTFRILRICGVTSYEIDTELFALLQKKFANEIQNGRLKLFCKDALDQWSEGGLNDEPYFLAANLPYYVATKMILNAIEDEKCRGLVVMIQKEVALKFSAKSGDRDFSSLAILASLQGGCELLFDVDASCFNPPPKVTSSVIKLQKSKNLIDETGVFKSKFEYEKFKTYLKIAFSAPRKTLMKNLSSSYNKPEIERIFSMLNLSANIRPHELNVDLYLEVFKNLKEDNERQKRRKSGSFSGQEQ; from the coding sequence ATGGAAAATATTAAAGCAAAAAAATGCTTCGGACAAAATTTTTTACACGACGAAGCGACGCTAAACAAAATCATCCAAGCGATTCCCAAAGATACGCGAAATATCGTTGAGATTGGGCCTGGCTTAGGTGATTTGACATTTAGAATTTTGCGGATTTGCGGCGTAACTAGCTATGAGATAGATACCGAGCTTTTTGCGTTGCTACAGAAAAAATTCGCAAACGAAATTCAAAACGGACGATTGAAACTTTTTTGCAAAGATGCGCTGGATCAGTGGAGTGAAGGCGGCCTAAACGATGAGCCGTATTTTTTAGCGGCAAACCTGCCCTACTACGTCGCTACGAAGATGATCCTAAATGCGATCGAAGACGAAAAATGTCGCGGTCTGGTCGTGATGATACAAAAGGAAGTCGCGCTCAAATTTAGCGCGAAAAGCGGCGATAGAGATTTTAGCTCTTTGGCGATTTTGGCTTCGCTTCAAGGCGGCTGCGAGCTGCTTTTTGACGTGGATGCGAGCTGCTTTAATCCGCCGCCGAAGGTGACTTCCTCGGTTATAAAACTGCAAAAAAGTAAAAATTTAATAGACGAAACGGGCGTATTTAAGAGTAAATTTGAATACGAAAAATTTAAAACTTACCTCAAAATCGCCTTTAGCGCACCCAGAAAAACGCTGATGAAAAATTTGAGTTCAAGCTATAACAAGCCTGAAATCGAGCGAATTTTTAGCATGCTAAATTTGAGCGCAAACATACGTCCACACGAGCTAAATGTCGATCTTTATCTAGAAGTATTTAAAAATTTAAAGGAAGATAATGAACGACAAAAACGAAGAAAAAGCGGTAGTTTCTCAGGGCAAGAGCAATAA
- a CDS encoding ABC transporter permease, whose translation MPSKNFIDYAVTLLYKDRADHAFSFFIFAFIVFILSAVLFVSSSIQSDLTNLTRSKPEVVVEALRAGKRDLIHDGYIYDVSKIPGVASVEGAVEGEYYFAQKRVWFHIVGDENLDENEMIVGEGVKKEMAELYYEDVFNFLTEEKMIPMKINKTAPHETGIVSNDVIYMNPATAREVLSLKEGEYTRLYVEVPNVNEISEVALKIQNVYPNTEVTSIEDGVAKIRHLYYYKGGIFMVLYVVAMVSFFILLKNQISLAYGEKKKEIAILRSIGFSVRNIIALKFIQNIVVSFSAYLLGVAGAYLYVFLFGAPFLRDIFLGSEVANFTDFTPIIDFNMLFLIFVFSVIPFLAFVIIPSWRIAVSDMSEAVK comes from the coding sequence ATGCCGAGTAAAAATTTTATCGATTACGCAGTTACGCTGCTTTATAAAGACCGCGCCGATCACGCTTTTAGCTTTTTTATATTCGCTTTTATCGTGTTTATCTTAAGCGCGGTTCTTTTCGTCTCAAGCTCTATCCAAAGCGACCTTACAAATTTGACCCGCTCAAAACCCGAAGTCGTCGTCGAAGCTCTACGCGCGGGCAAACGCGACCTGATACACGACGGCTACATCTATGACGTCTCAAAGATCCCCGGCGTTGCTAGCGTCGAGGGAGCAGTCGAGGGGGAGTATTATTTCGCGCAAAAAAGAGTCTGGTTTCACATCGTAGGCGATGAAAATTTGGACGAAAACGAGATGATCGTTGGCGAAGGCGTGAAAAAAGAGATGGCGGAGCTTTATTACGAGGATGTTTTTAACTTTTTAACCGAAGAAAAAATGATCCCGATGAAGATCAACAAAACCGCGCCGCATGAAACAGGCATCGTCTCAAACGACGTTATATACATGAATCCCGCCACCGCGCGCGAGGTACTAAGTCTAAAAGAGGGCGAATACACGAGGCTCTACGTCGAGGTGCCAAACGTCAACGAGATCAGCGAAGTGGCCCTAAAGATCCAAAACGTATATCCAAACACCGAGGTTACGAGCATCGAGGACGGCGTGGCTAAAATAAGGCACCTTTACTACTACAAAGGCGGCATTTTCATGGTGCTTTACGTAGTGGCGATGGTTTCGTTTTTCATCCTGCTGAAAAATCAAATTTCGCTCGCTTACGGCGAGAAGAAAAAGGAGATCGCGATATTGCGCAGTATCGGTTTTAGCGTTAGAAACATCATCGCGCTTAAATTTATCCAAAACATCGTCGTTTCTTTTAGCGCCTATTTGCTAGGCGTCGCGGGAGCGTATCTATACGTGTTTTTATTCGGTGCGCCGTTTTTACGCGATATATTTTTAGGCAGCGAGGTGGCAAATTTCACGGATTTCACGCCGATCATCGATTTTAATATGCTATTTTTGATCTTTGTTTTTAGCGTGATTCCGTTTTTGGCATTCGTCATCATCCCGTCGTGGCGCATCGCCGTTAGCGACATGAGCGAGGCGGTAAAATGA
- a CDS encoding ABC transporter ATP-binding protein, translating into MNAIEVKNLCKIYNQNKPNEFHALKNINLTVKSGDLVILKGVSGSGKSTLLGILGALSKPSSGEALINGRNVSKLPDIMSSNFRHSEVGFIFQSFNLIEGLSVYQNVLAPLSLTNLKKAELNSQIDRALNLANIAHKKDQIISKLSGGEKQRCAIARALAMDPSVILADEPTANLDKQNSLIFIEMLKKFKELKKTVVVATHDILFDDLDFVDGYVRMQDGEML; encoded by the coding sequence ATGAACGCAATAGAAGTAAAAAATCTCTGTAAAATTTACAATCAAAACAAACCCAACGAATTTCACGCTCTGAAAAATATAAATTTGACGGTAAAAAGCGGCGACCTAGTCATCCTAAAAGGCGTTAGCGGTAGCGGCAAAAGCACGCTGCTAGGCATACTCGGCGCGCTTAGCAAACCAAGTAGCGGCGAAGCGCTAATCAACGGTCGCAACGTCTCAAAGCTGCCCGATATCATGAGCTCAAATTTTAGACATAGCGAGGTCGGGTTTATATTTCAGTCGTTTAACCTGATCGAGGGCCTTAGCGTTTATCAAAACGTGCTAGCACCGCTAAGTCTGACTAACCTAAAAAAAGCCGAGCTAAATTCGCAGATCGATCGCGCGCTAAATCTCGCCAACATCGCGCATAAAAAAGATCAAATCATCTCAAAGCTAAGCGGCGGCGAGAAGCAGCGATGTGCGATAGCAAGGGCTCTAGCGATGGATCCTAGCGTCATACTAGCCGACGAACCGACGGCAAATTTGGACAAGCAAAACTCGCTTATTTTCATCGAAATGCTGAAAAAATTCAAAGAGCTAAAAAAGACCGTCGTAGTCGCTACGCACGATATTTTATTTGACGATCTGGACTTCGTGGACGGCTATGTGAGGATGCAGGACGGAGAGATGCTGTGA
- the hisF gene encoding imidazole glycerol phosphate synthase subunit HisF: MNHFAKRIIPCLDVKDGRVVKGVNFVGLVDAGDPVEIAKRYNEEGADELCFLDITASHLERDTIVDVVERVARELFIPLTVGGGIRTIDDISRLLNVGCDKISLNSAAIKNPNLIDEAANKFGSQCVVVAIDAKKTGDNYSVFINGGRLDTGKDALIWAKEAQERGAGEILLTSMDCDGVKNGFELNLTRIFSELDIPVIASGGAGNMEHFKDAFLAGADACLAASIFHFREIEIKALKTYLRNQGIEVRL; the protein is encoded by the coding sequence ATGAATCATTTTGCAAAACGTATAATTCCGTGCCTAGACGTCAAAGACGGACGAGTGGTGAAGGGCGTAAATTTCGTAGGTCTCGTGGACGCGGGCGATCCGGTCGAGATAGCCAAACGCTACAACGAGGAAGGCGCGGACGAGCTGTGCTTCCTCGATATCACGGCGTCACACCTTGAGCGCGATACGATCGTGGATGTAGTAGAGCGGGTCGCACGCGAGCTTTTTATCCCGCTAACAGTAGGCGGCGGTATCCGTACGATCGACGATATCTCGCGTCTGCTAAACGTCGGATGCGACAAAATTAGCCTCAACTCAGCTGCGATAAAAAATCCAAATTTGATAGACGAAGCGGCAAATAAATTCGGCTCGCAGTGCGTCGTAGTCGCGATCGACGCAAAGAAAACAGGCGATAATTACAGCGTTTTTATAAACGGCGGTAGGCTAGATACGGGCAAGGACGCTCTTATTTGGGCGAAAGAAGCGCAGGAGCGCGGTGCGGGCGAAATTTTACTCACGTCGATGGACTGCGACGGCGTTAAAAACGGCTTTGAGTTAAATTTGACGCGCATTTTTAGCGAGCTTGACATCCCAGTCATCGCAAGCGGCGGTGCGGGCAATATGGAGCACTTTAAGGACGCATTTTTAGCGGGTGCGGACGCGTGTCTGGCAGCCTCTATCTTTCACTTTAGAGAGATCGAAATCAAGGCGCTTAAGACGTATTTGCGTAATCAAGGTATCGAGGTTAGGCTGTGA
- the rlmN gene encoding 23S rRNA (adenine(2503)-C(2))-methyltransferase RlmN, producing MKNLLDFTLDELKEQLSPPFRAKQIFEWLYKKNATSFDEMLNLPKDLRANLAQQFYLDPLKCVKFEQSADGSIKYLFELKDGLRIESVLLPMKEELSDKNGEVARHARYTICVSSQVGCRMGCSFCLTGKSGLTRNLTPGEIVGQILWIKRENKIPYERRVNVVYMGMGEPLDNLENVSKAIKILKENDGLAIAPRRQTVSTSGLGSQIKKLGEMDLGVLLAISLHAVTNELRSKLMPINNAYKIESVMEAVRGFPIDMRKRVMFEYLVIKDMNDGIKDAKKLVSLLHGIKAKVNLIYFNPHEGSEYGRPNTADMEAFQTYLRDHGVTCTIRQSKGLDISAACGQLKERDNQTNGKTLAKTAK from the coding sequence TTGAAAAATTTGCTTGATTTTACATTAGACGAGCTAAAAGAACAGCTCTCGCCACCATTTCGTGCGAAGCAAATTTTCGAGTGGCTATACAAAAAAAACGCAACTAGTTTTGATGAAATGCTAAATTTACCGAAGGATCTGCGCGCAAATTTGGCGCAGCAATTTTACCTTGATCCGCTAAAATGTGTCAAATTTGAGCAGAGCGCCGACGGCTCTATAAAGTATCTTTTCGAGCTCAAGGACGGACTGCGGATAGAAAGCGTACTACTACCGATGAAAGAGGAACTCAGCGACAAAAACGGCGAGGTAGCGCGCCATGCTCGTTATACGATCTGTGTTAGTTCGCAGGTAGGCTGCCGTATGGGCTGTTCGTTTTGTCTAACGGGTAAGAGCGGACTAACGAGAAACCTAACGCCGGGCGAGATCGTAGGGCAAATTTTATGGATAAAAAGAGAAAACAAAATCCCATACGAGCGCCGCGTAAACGTCGTATATATGGGCATGGGCGAGCCTCTAGATAACCTAGAAAACGTTAGTAAAGCCATAAAAATTTTAAAGGAAAACGATGGATTAGCTATCGCACCGCGCCGCCAAACCGTTAGTACTAGCGGGCTAGGTAGCCAGATAAAAAAGCTCGGCGAGATGGATCTGGGTGTGCTGTTAGCGATATCTTTACATGCCGTTACTAACGAGCTTCGCAGCAAGCTGATGCCGATAAATAACGCCTACAAAATCGAGTCCGTTATGGAGGCGGTGAGGGGGTTTCCCATCGATATGCGCAAGCGAGTGATGTTTGAGTATCTCGTCATAAAAGACATGAACGACGGCATAAAGGACGCCAAAAAGCTCGTCTCGCTGCTGCACGGCATCAAGGCAAAGGTAAATTTGATCTACTTTAACCCACACGAGGGTAGCGAATACGGACGCCCAAACACAGCCGATATGGAGGCATTTCAGACGTACCTGCGAGATCACGGCGTGACCTGCACCATCAGGCAGAGCAAGGGGCTAGATATCAGCGCAGCGTGCGGTCAGCTAAAAGAGCGAGACAACCAAACAAACGGCAAAACGCTAGCCAAGACGGCAAAATGA
- a CDS encoding ribonuclease J, whose amino-acid sequence MNDKNEEKAVVSQGKSNKKRRFRPRNKNKQENLDQNAQNGEQKASQSVIDNFFLEPFDGSEQHAQNGEQANANKQNGKRNRSKNNKQNSQNSAQSENKNANKQTANAENQTGEAKPKKQRKPKKNLPAKLNGNEQWQQDIAASMEANKAVHELRLEPMKYLNSTDHRIRITPLGGLGEIGGNMTVFETDTSAIIVDIGMSFPSESMHGVDILIPDFDYVRKIKDKIKGVVITHAHEDHIGAVPYFYKEFKFPIYATPLPLGMINNKFEEHGLKQERSLFRSVEKRKPYLIGDFEVEWIHITHSIIDASALAITTKAGTIIHTGDFKIDHTPIDGYPTDLGRLAYYGERGVLCLMSDSTNSYREGFTKSESSVGRTFDAIFSKAKGRVIMSTFSSNIHRVYQAIDWGLKYNRKVCVIGRSMERNLYTAMELGYIKLDKKIFIDANEVGKFKDNEVLIVTTGSQGETMSALYRMATDEHKYIKIKPTDQIIISSKAIPGNESSVSTVLNFLIKSGASVAYQDFSEIHVSGHAAQEEQKLMLRLIKPKFFLPVHGEYNHIAKHKETAVACGVDERNIYLMSDGDQIEICQKYMKRAKTVKTGKVFIDNQINKQISDDVVIDRQNLAEAGVVMIIAQISRHGAKLINKPRVISYGLVGDKQDGEFRKEMEGVLEQYLSNVKEELLKDGRILEGQVRQVIRKHIFRKVKKYPTIVPIIYLM is encoded by the coding sequence ATGAACGACAAAAACGAAGAAAAAGCGGTAGTTTCTCAGGGCAAGAGCAATAAAAAGCGCAGATTTCGCCCAAGAAATAAAAATAAACAAGAAAATTTAGATCAAAACGCGCAAAACGGCGAACAAAAAGCTAGTCAAAGCGTGATAGATAATTTCTTTTTAGAGCCTTTTGACGGTAGCGAACAGCACGCGCAAAACGGCGAACAAGCTAACGCTAACAAACAAAATGGCAAAAGAAATCGCAGTAAAAACAACAAACAAAACTCTCAAAACAGTGCGCAAAGCGAAAATAAAAACGCTAACAAACAAACCGCAAACGCCGAAAATCAAACGGGCGAAGCTAAGCCGAAAAAACAGCGAAAGCCGAAGAAAAATTTACCCGCCAAGCTAAATGGTAACGAGCAGTGGCAGCAAGATATCGCCGCGTCTATGGAGGCAAATAAGGCCGTCCACGAACTGCGCCTGGAGCCGATGAAATACCTAAACTCGACCGATCATAGGATCCGCATCACGCCTCTTGGCGGACTAGGCGAGATCGGCGGAAATATGACCGTATTTGAGACTGACACGAGCGCGATCATCGTCGATATCGGCATGAGTTTTCCTAGCGAGAGTATGCACGGCGTGGATATCCTGATCCCAGACTTTGACTATGTGCGCAAGATAAAAGACAAGATAAAAGGCGTCGTCATCACGCACGCCCATGAGGATCACATCGGCGCGGTGCCCTACTTTTACAAAGAGTTTAAATTTCCGATTTACGCTACGCCGTTGCCGCTGGGTATGATAAATAACAAATTTGAAGAGCACGGGCTAAAACAGGAGCGTTCGCTTTTCCGCTCGGTTGAGAAGCGTAAGCCGTATTTGATCGGAGATTTTGAGGTCGAGTGGATACATATCACGCACTCTATCATCGATGCCAGCGCGCTTGCCATCACGACAAAGGCGGGCACTATCATCCACACGGGCGACTTTAAGATCGACCACACGCCGATTGATGGCTACCCAACAGACCTTGGCAGACTCGCATACTACGGCGAACGCGGCGTACTGTGCCTGATGAGCGATAGCACGAACAGCTACCGCGAGGGCTTTACAAAAAGCGAAAGCAGCGTAGGCAGAACCTTTGACGCGATATTTTCCAAAGCCAAAGGTCGTGTGATAATGAGCACGTTTAGCTCCAACATCCACCGTGTCTATCAGGCGATCGACTGGGGGCTAAAATACAACCGCAAGGTATGCGTCATCGGCCGCAGCATGGAGCGTAACCTCTACACGGCGATGGAACTTGGCTACATCAAGCTCGATAAGAAAATTTTCATCGACGCTAACGAAGTCGGCAAATTTAAAGATAACGAGGTGCTGATCGTCACCACCGGCTCTCAGGGCGAGACGATGAGCGCGCTGTACCGCATGGCTACAGACGAGCACAAATACATCAAAATAAAGCCGACCGATCAGATCATCATCAGCTCAAAAGCGATCCCTGGCAACGAAAGCAGCGTCTCGACGGTGCTAAATTTTCTCATCAAATCAGGCGCTAGCGTCGCGTATCAGGACTTTAGCGAGATACACGTGAGCGGTCACGCCGCGCAAGAGGAGCAAAAACTGATGCTGCGCCTGATAAAGCCTAAATTTTTCCTTCCCGTTCACGGCGAATACAACCACATCGCAAAGCATAAAGAAACTGCCGTGGCATGTGGCGTGGATGAGCGAAACATCTATCTGATGAGCGACGGCGATCAGATAGAAATTTGCCAAAAATACATGAAGCGCGCCAAGACGGTAAAAACTGGCAAGGTCTTTATCGACAACCAAATCAACAAGCAAATTTCAGACGACGTCGTGATCGATAGGCAAAATTTGGCCGAAGCGGGCGTCGTGATGATCATCGCGCAAATCTCTCGCCACGGCGCTAAGCTCATAAACAAGCCTCGCGTCATCAGCTACGGACTCGTGGGCGATAAGCAAGACGGCGAGTTTAGAAAAGAGATGGAGGGCGTGCTGGAGCAGTATCTAAGCAATGTTAAAGAGGAGCTTTTAAAAGACGGCAGGATACTCGAGGGGCAGGTGCGCCAAGTCATCCGCAAGCATATATTTAGAAAAGTCAAAAAATATCCGACCATCGTGCCGATCATATACCTGATGTAA
- a CDS encoding KpsF/GutQ family sugar-phosphate isomerase, translating into MSEMIKIAANVLKTEANELTRNAEILDGEFENAVEILYQTKGKVVVTGVGKSGHVGTKIAATLASTGTPSFFMHPTEAMHGDLGMIGKDDTLLAISFSGESEELTKILPHVQRFGVPIVAMAKDKFSTLGKFSDAFVKLDVGKEACPLDAAPTSSTTLTLALGDALAVCLMEKRGFKKEDFANFHPGGSLGKRLFLKVKDVMRSENLPIVRWNASLKQAIDTMTHGKLGTVLIVDKDGVLDAILSDGDLRRALMREDFDLNDAAIKYATLKPKELNNKEMLAIDALALIERYKIQLLAVVENGVPVGVLHIHDLANLGL; encoded by the coding sequence ATGAGCGAGATGATAAAAATAGCCGCTAACGTGCTAAAGACCGAAGCTAACGAGCTAACAAGGAACGCCGAGATTTTAGACGGCGAATTTGAAAATGCGGTCGAGATTTTATACCAAACTAAAGGCAAAGTCGTGGTCACGGGCGTGGGCAAGAGCGGACACGTCGGCACAAAGATCGCCGCGACACTTGCTAGCACGGGCACGCCTAGCTTTTTTATGCATCCGACCGAGGCAATGCACGGCGATCTGGGCATGATCGGCAAGGATGATACGCTACTAGCCATTAGCTTTAGCGGCGAGAGCGAGGAGCTAACCAAAATCCTGCCTCACGTGCAGCGTTTTGGCGTGCCGATAGTTGCGATGGCGAAGGATAAATTTAGTACGCTGGGCAAATTTAGCGACGCCTTTGTGAAGCTTGACGTTGGCAAAGAGGCCTGCCCGCTGGATGCCGCGCCAACTAGCTCGACGACGCTAACGTTAGCCTTAGGTGATGCGTTAGCCGTTTGCCTAATGGAAAAGCGAGGCTTTAAAAAAGAGGATTTTGCAAATTTTCATCCTGGCGGAAGCCTTGGCAAGAGATTATTTTTAAAAGTAAAAGACGTGATGAGAAGCGAAAATTTGCCTATAGTCCGCTGGAATGCGAGCCTAAAGCAGGCGATCGACACGATGACGCACGGCAAACTCGGCACCGTCCTCATCGTCGATAAAGACGGCGTTTTGGATGCGATCTTGAGCGACGGAGACCTTAGGCGCGCGCTGATGAGAGAGGACTTTGATCTAAACGACGCTGCGATCAAATACGCGACTCTAAAGCCCAAAGAGCTAAATAATAAAGAGATGTTAGCGATAGATGCGTTAGCGCTCATCGAGCGTTACAAGATCCAGTTACTAGCCGTCGTAGAAAACGGCGTTCCGGTCGGTGTTTTACACATACACGACCTTGCAAATTTAGGACTATAA